Part of the Variovorax sp. PAMC 28711 genome is shown below.
CGCGACGGCGGCGGTTGGGTCATCGACGGCCGCAAGTCGCTCGTGTACGGCGGCAGCAAGGCCGACACCTTCGTGGTGATCGCGCGCACCGCAGGCAACCTCGACGACCGCGACGGTCTCTCTGCATTCGTCGTCGATGCCGGCACGCCGGGCCTGGGCATCACGCCGTATGCGCTGCACGACGGCCAGCGCGCCGCCGATGTGGCGTTCGCGGGCGTGCGGGTCGATGCGGCCCGCCTGCTCGGCGAAGAGGGCCAGGCCCTCGCGTCGCTGGAGCTCGTGATCGACCAGGCGATCGCCGCCGTGGCGTCCGAAGCGGTGGGCGCGATGGCCACGCTGGTCGACATGACGCTCGACTACCTCAAGACGCGCCAGCAGTTCGGCCGGCCGATCGGCACCAACCAGGCGCTGCAGCACCGCATGGTCGACATGTACATCGCGCTCGACGAGGCGCGTTCGATGGCACTCTACGGCGCGCTGATGCTCACCGAGCCCGACGCTGCCGCACGCCGCAAGGCGCTCTCGGCCACCAAGATCGAGATCGATCGCACGGCTCGCCTCGTGGGGCAGGAAGCGGTGCAACTGCATGGCGCGATGGGCGTCACCGAAGAGCTGGCGGTCGGCCACTACTTCAAGCGGCTGTCGATGATCGGCGTGAGCTTCGGCGACCGCGACTGGCACCTGCGCCGCTACGCCGGGGGCTGAGTCGCCATGGACCTCACGCTATCCCCCGACGAGCAGCGTTTCGAAGGCGAGGTGCGCGCCTTCATCGCAGACAACTTGCCCGACGACATCCGCGAGAAGGTGCGCCTTGACCGTCACCTCGGCCGCGACGACTTCATGCGCTGGCAGCAGATCCTCGGCCAGCAGGGCTGGTTCACCGGTGCCTGGCCGAAGGCCTTCGGCGGCCATGAATGGAGCCCGATGCAGACCGTCATCTTCAACCGCGTCGCGGGCGAGATGCATTGCCCGGAGCTGCAGGTTTTCGGGCCGGCGATGGTCGGTCCGGTGCTTTACACCTTCGGGACGCCCGAGCAGCAGTCGCAGCATTTGCCGGCGATCCGAGATTCGTCGATCTGGTGGTGCCAGGGCTATTCGGAACCCGGTGCCGGTTCCGATCTCGCGGCATTGCAGACGCAGGCCGAGAATGCCGGCGACCATTACCGGGTCAACGGCCAGAAGATCTGGACGTCGTTCGCGCACCACGCCGACTGGATGTTCTGCCTCGTGCGGACCAGCCGCGAAGGCCGAAAGCAGGAGGGCATCTCTTTCCTGCTCATCGACATGAAGACGCCCGGCGTCGAAGTGCAGCCGATCCGCATGATGGACGGGCGGCACTACCTCAACGCGGTCTTCTTCAACAACGTGAAGGTGCCGCGTGCGAATCTGATCGGCGAGGAGGGCCGCGGCTGGACCTATGCGAAGTTCCTGCTCGAGAACGAACGCGTCGAGAACGCCAACCTTCGCTTCATCACGCAGGAATTGCAAAAGCTTCGCAAGGTGGCGAGCGAGGTGCGGAGCAAGGGCCGGCCGCTGATCGAAGACCCGGCCTTCGCGGCGGCGGTGAGCGCGGTCGAGATCCAGTTCAAGACGCTCGAGATCGGCCTGCTGCGCACGCTCTCCGACATGCACGCCGGCGCGACCGTGGGGGCCGGCAAATCGTCGTTCATCAAGATCCGCGGCACCGAGATCGCGCAACGCATCACCGAGCTCCTGGTGCAGGCCAGCGGCGCCGATGCGCAGCGCTACCAGCCAGGCCCGTTGTTCGACCAGAGCGACGCGGCGCTCATCGGCCCCGAGTACGCGCTCGGCCCGGTGGCGACCTATCTTTTCTGCCGCGCCATGACCATCTACGGCGGCAGCACCGAGGTTCAGAAAAACATCATGGCCAAGCACACGCTCGGCCTTTAAAAATGACCGACGACATCGACTACCTTCAAGGCGAAAAGCCACTTCACGACTACCTGCGCGAACATGCGCGACGCCATCCCGACAAGACGGCCATCGTCTGGTACGGGCGCGAAATCAGCTACGCAGAGCTCGACCGTTTCAGCGACGCGTTCGCGCACGACCTGCATGCGCGCGGCGTGCGCAAGGGCGACCGCGTCGCGCTCTTCATGCAGAACTGCCCGCAGTACCAGGTGGCGCACTTCGGCATCCAGAAGATCGGCGCGATCGTGAGCCCGTGCAGTCCGATGTTCAAGGCCCACGAGTTCGCCTACCAGGTGGGCGACCTCGGCGCGAAGGCGCTGGTGGTGGCCGACCACCTGGTGCCGATCGTGCAGTCGGTGCGCGACCGGGTCGACGTGCCGCATGTGTTCAGCGTGCGCTATGCCGACCTGCTGCCCGCCGAGCCGACCCTTCGCGTGCCCGACGAGGTCGCGGCCCGGCGTCCGTTGCCCGAAGGCACGATCGATTTCCATGCCGTCATCACCGCACCCGGTGCGCCTGCGCCCAGCGTCGAACTGGCGATGGACGACGTCGCGCTCATGACGTACACCTCGGGCACGACCGGCATGCCCAAGGGCGCGATGCTGAGCTACCGCAACGCGCTCTACAAGACGGCCGTGGGCGAGGAGATGTTCCGCATCCGCAACGAGGACGTGATGCTGGCTGTCGCGCCGCTCTATCACATCGCCGGCATGATCTGCGGCGTGACCCTGCTCGCCTACACCGGCGCGACCGTGGTGCTGCTCAACAAGATGGACCCGCTCGCGGTGCTGCAGGCGATCGACCGCCACAAGGTGACCTGGTGGTACGCGATGGCACCGATGCTCGTGGCCGCCATGAACGAGCCCGATGCGAAGCGCTTCGATCTCTCGTCGCTGCAAACCACCATGGGCACCAGCTTCGGCATCAAGCTGACCGAAGAGCTGGCAGCCAAGTGGAGCGCGTTCGCCAACGGATGCCTGGTCTACGAAGCGGGCTACGGGCTGTCGGAGACGCACACCAACGACGTGCTGATGCCACG
Proteins encoded:
- a CDS encoding acyl-CoA dehydrogenase family protein → MDLTLSPDEQRFEGEVRAFIADNLPDDIREKVRLDRHLGRDDFMRWQQILGQQGWFTGAWPKAFGGHEWSPMQTVIFNRVAGEMHCPELQVFGPAMVGPVLYTFGTPEQQSQHLPAIRDSSIWWCQGYSEPGAGSDLAALQTQAENAGDHYRVNGQKIWTSFAHHADWMFCLVRTSREGRKQEGISFLLIDMKTPGVEVQPIRMMDGRHYLNAVFFNNVKVPRANLIGEEGRGWTYAKFLLENERVENANLRFITQELQKLRKVASEVRSKGRPLIEDPAFAAAVSAVEIQFKTLEIGLLRTLSDMHAGATVGAGKSSFIKIRGTEIAQRITELLVQASGADAQRYQPGPLFDQSDAALIGPEYALGPVATYLFCRAMTIYGGSTEVQKNIMAKHTLGL
- a CDS encoding AMP-binding protein — protein: MTDDIDYLQGEKPLHDYLREHARRHPDKTAIVWYGREISYAELDRFSDAFAHDLHARGVRKGDRVALFMQNCPQYQVAHFGIQKIGAIVSPCSPMFKAHEFAYQVGDLGAKALVVADHLVPIVQSVRDRVDVPHVFSVRYADLLPAEPTLRVPDEVAARRPLPEGTIDFHAVITAPGAPAPSVELAMDDVALMTYTSGTTGMPKGAMLSYRNALYKTAVGEEMFRIRNEDVMLAVAPLYHIAGMICGVTLLAYTGATVVLLNKMDPLAVLQAIDRHKVTWWYAMAPMLVAAMNEPDAKRFDLSSLQTTMGTSFGIKLTEELAAKWSAFANGCLVYEAGYGLSETHTNDVLMPRDGIRWGTNGVPGKGVDLKIIDLDGETVPNGQTGEIVVRSRGVFHGYWNKPEATAEVLRDGWVHTGDIGKLDDDGYLTFVGRIKEMIKVSGFSVFPEEVESILILHPDVGQVAVIGVPDADKGEVVKAFIVPSGGAAKPFDSDTLLGWARENMSHYKVPRQLELRDSLPATGTGKVLRRLLKAA
- a CDS encoding acyl-CoA dehydrogenase family protein — encoded protein: MDLQYTPEQNQLRESVERFVRDEYDFTRRRKLVTSDAGHDESCWRQYADFGWLAIPFSEEEGGIGGDATDTGIVMEGVGRGLLLEPYLANVVLAGGVISALGNAGQKAEWLQPMMLGQRKLALAYSEPGARYEISTCATTARRDGGGWVIDGRKSLVYGGSKADTFVVIARTAGNLDDRDGLSAFVVDAGTPGLGITPYALHDGQRAADVAFAGVRVDAARLLGEEGQALASLELVIDQAIAAVASEAVGAMATLVDMTLDYLKTRQQFGRPIGTNQALQHRMVDMYIALDEARSMALYGALMLTEPDAAARRKALSATKIEIDRTARLVGQEAVQLHGAMGVTEELAVGHYFKRLSMIGVSFGDRDWHLRRYAGG